The Glycine max cultivar Williams 82 chromosome 12, Glycine_max_v4.0, whole genome shotgun sequence genome window below encodes:
- the LOC100802784 gene encoding protein C2-DOMAIN ABA-RELATED 11: MGKQLGLLKIIVMQGKRLVIQDFKTSDPYVVLKLGNQTTKTKVINSCLNPVWNEELNFTLTEPLGVLNLEVFDKDLLKVDDKMGNTFLNLQPIVSVARLRDILRVSSIETTLRKVIPDGENYLVRERNTNCVNGEVVQNVWLRLRGVKYGELELTIKLVTHVAPAIQCNNCMCHKCRSLINILCLVNRGFWQICTISSTASDQVS; encoded by the exons ATGGGTAAACAATTAGGGTtgctaaaaataattgttatgcaAGGGAAAAGGTTGGTGATCCAGGATTTCAAGACTAGTGATCCTTATGTTGTGCTCAAGCTAGGGAATCAG ACTACAAAGACCAAGGTAATTAATAGCTGCTTGAATCCTGTTTGGAATGAAGAGCTAAATTTCACTTTGACAGAACCCTTGGGAGTTTTGAATTTG gaagtgTTTGATAAAGATCTTTTGAAGGTTGATGACAAGATGGGGAATACTTTCCTGAACCTTCAACCAATAGTCTCTGTAGCCAGATTAAGAGACATCTTAAGAGTGTCCTCTATTGAGACGACATTAAGGAAGGTCATACCTGATGGTGAAAACTATCTTGTCCGTGAAAGAAATACCAACTGTGTGAATGGTGAGGTGGTGCAGAATGTTTGGTTAAGGCTTCGAGGAGTTAAGTATGGGGAACTAGAATTGACCATCAAGTTGGTCACACATGTTGCTCCTGCAATACAATGCAACAATTGCATGTGTCATAAGTGTAGATCTCTAATTAACATTTTATGTCTAGTTAATCGGGGTTTCTGGCAAATCTGTACGATCTCCTCTACAGCTAGTGACCAAGTTTCCTAA